In Cydia splendana chromosome 3, ilCydSple1.2, whole genome shotgun sequence, one DNA window encodes the following:
- the LOC134806897 gene encoding uncharacterized protein LOC134806897 produces MELSTQVAQLTRERESLVTTAMSRALMLERHERCAELFACVTRARRDMVSQLEGQRERPHSETDAKLSSSLSPVCLKAAETWTELRSDRERLLQLQDMVVSQDQQLKRERRVRNHLEQRRAILERLFLNRSNSNQYIAAENVASYLGTSSYFAKDAFIGK; encoded by the exons ATGGAGTTATCCACGCAAGTTGCGCAGCTGACGCGCGAACGCGAGTCGCTGGTGACTACGGCAATGTCGCGCGCGCTGATGCTGGAGCGACACGAGCGCTGCGCGGAACTGTTCGCATGCGTCACGCGCGCGCGCCGCGACATGGTCTCGCAGCTCGAGGGCCAACGGGAACGGCCGCACAGTGAAACCGAT GCTAAACTGTCGAGCTCGCTGTCGCCGGTGTGCCTGAAGGCCGCAGAGACGTGGACGGAGCTCCGGTCGGACCGCGAGCGCCTGTTGCAGCTGCAGGACATGGTGGTCTCGCAGGACCAGCAGCTGAAGCGCGAGCGCCGCGTGCGCAACCATCTCGAGCAGCGCCGCGCCATCCTCGAGCGGCTTTTCCTCAACCGCTCCAATTCCAACCAGTATATCGCGGCGGAGAACGTGGCTTCGTATCTCGGAACTTCTTCTTATTTTGCAAAAGATGCTTTTATTGGTAAATAG